A window of the Bradyrhizobium ottawaense genome harbors these coding sequences:
- a CDS encoding ABC transporter substrate-binding protein, giving the protein MIRFILAAGLLLGTIVSAGAQGSLRVGDQKGNSQAVMEAAGVLKDVPYKIEWKEFPAAAPLLEALGAGAIDTGLVGDAPFTFAAAANVPVKAIGAVRQTREGLAILVPKQSVIRGFEDLKGKKIATGRGSIGHQLILAALESKGWSTADVQIVFLAPSDAKVAYTQGSVDAWSTWEPYVSQEEVLFQSRRIITADGITPGIGFQVATPNAIRDKRPELEDFLRRLTAARAWSLTNVGSYAETWGKLMGIPTAVPLNWLSRAKIRIAPIDDSAVADEQQTIDLYFRNGLIKQKLDAAAILDRSFSGAIGKGVGL; this is encoded by the coding sequence ATGATACGCTTCATATTGGCGGCAGGTCTCCTGCTGGGTACGATCGTTTCGGCCGGCGCGCAGGGCTCACTGCGTGTCGGCGATCAAAAAGGCAATTCGCAGGCCGTGATGGAAGCGGCCGGCGTGCTCAAGGACGTGCCCTACAAGATCGAGTGGAAGGAGTTTCCAGCCGCAGCCCCCTTGCTGGAGGCGCTCGGCGCGGGTGCGATCGACACCGGCCTCGTCGGCGATGCTCCCTTTACCTTCGCGGCGGCGGCCAATGTGCCGGTGAAGGCGATCGGCGCGGTCAGGCAGACCCGGGAAGGCCTCGCGATCCTGGTGCCGAAGCAGTCTGTTATTCGCGGCTTCGAGGATCTGAAAGGAAAGAAGATCGCGACCGGCCGCGGTTCGATCGGGCATCAGCTCATTCTGGCTGCGCTCGAATCGAAGGGTTGGTCCACGGCCGACGTGCAGATCGTGTTTCTCGCGCCATCGGATGCCAAGGTCGCCTATACTCAGGGCTCGGTCGACGCTTGGTCGACGTGGGAGCCCTATGTCAGCCAGGAAGAGGTGCTGTTCCAGTCGCGGCGCATCATCACGGCGGACGGGATTACGCCGGGCATCGGCTTTCAGGTCGCGACACCCAATGCGATCCGCGACAAGCGGCCGGAACTCGAGGACTTCCTTCGGCGGCTGACGGCGGCGCGGGCGTGGTCGCTGACCAATGTCGGCAGCTACGCGGAGACCTGGGGCAAGCTCATGGGCATTCCGACGGCGGTGCCGCTCAATTGGCTGAGCCGCGCCAAAATCCGGATCGCACCGATCGACGACAGCGCTGTTGCGGACGAGCAGCAGACCATCGACCTGTATTTCAGGAATGGCCTGATCAAGCAGAAGCTCGATGCCGCCGCTATCCTGGATCGCTCGTTTTCCGGCGCGATCGGCAAGGGCGTGGGCCTCTGA
- a CDS encoding acyl-CoA dehydrogenase family protein yields the protein MVNVQGSLRKPPAADAAPSVIPCARLLASEFAARAAQHDRDASFPFENFTQLADAGLLALTVSAALGGGGANASEAARVINIIGKADPSTALVLSMHYIQHLVMARSARWPGRLSRKLARETVEGVSLINALRVEPDLGSPSRGGLPATTARKTETGWRLSGRKIYSTGAPILKWYAVWAKTDEPDVRVGLFLVPAGLPGTRIVETWDHLGLRASGSHDVVFDDVVFPLDHEIDVRKPDEWGIPDFTQATIHAIFVAAIYDGIARAARDWLVEFLKSRVPSNLGASLATLPRAQEIVGRIEARLAVNARLIESFAGDFDDGVELSASESNIIKLTVTNNAVAVVEDALSLTSNHGLTRANPLERHYRDVLCGRVHTPQDDATRLNAGRLALGI from the coding sequence ATGGTGAACGTTCAAGGTTCGCTGCGAAAGCCACCGGCAGCCGATGCAGCGCCGTCGGTCATCCCGTGCGCAAGGTTGCTCGCGTCCGAATTCGCAGCGCGGGCCGCCCAGCACGACCGCGACGCGAGTTTTCCGTTCGAGAATTTCACGCAACTGGCAGACGCGGGACTGCTCGCTCTGACGGTCTCTGCCGCGCTTGGCGGCGGTGGCGCCAATGCCAGCGAGGCCGCGCGCGTCATCAACATCATCGGCAAGGCCGATCCGTCGACGGCGCTGGTGCTGTCGATGCATTACATCCAGCACCTGGTGATGGCGCGAAGCGCGCGCTGGCCGGGCCGTCTGTCGCGGAAGTTGGCGCGCGAGACCGTCGAAGGCGTATCGCTGATCAACGCGCTGCGGGTCGAACCGGATCTCGGCTCGCCGTCGCGTGGCGGCCTGCCGGCGACAACAGCGCGAAAGACCGAGACCGGGTGGCGGCTAAGTGGCCGAAAGATCTATTCGACCGGCGCGCCGATCCTGAAATGGTACGCGGTGTGGGCGAAAACCGATGAGCCGGACGTACGTGTCGGCCTGTTTCTCGTCCCCGCCGGCCTGCCGGGGACGCGGATTGTCGAGACCTGGGATCACCTCGGCCTGCGCGCCAGCGGCAGCCATGACGTCGTGTTCGATGACGTCGTGTTTCCGCTCGATCACGAGATCGACGTTCGCAAGCCGGACGAATGGGGGATTCCGGATTTTACCCAGGCGACTATCCATGCGATCTTCGTGGCGGCGATCTATGACGGCATCGCGCGCGCGGCGCGGGACTGGCTGGTCGAGTTCCTGAAAAGCCGCGTGCCGTCCAATCTCGGCGCGTCGCTGGCGACACTGCCACGCGCGCAGGAGATCGTCGGCCGCATTGAGGCGCGCCTTGCGGTCAACGCGCGCCTGATCGAGAGCTTTGCCGGCGATTTCGACGATGGCGTCGAGTTGAGCGCATCGGAATCCAACATCATCAAGCTCACCGTGACCAATAACGCGGTCGCGGTGGTCGAGGACGCGCTGTCGCTGACCAGCAATCACGGCCTGACCCGCGCCAATCCGCTCGAACGGCACTATCGCGACGTGTTGTGCGGGCGTGTGCACACCCCGCAGGACGACGCCACGCGCCTCAACGCCGGCCGCCTCGCGCTCGGCATCTGA
- a CDS encoding DEAD/DEAH box helicase → MPTHPPLARALAERNFDRLTQVQTAVLADAADGRDLLVSAQTGSGKTVAYGLAIAKNLLGDAERFERAGAPLALIVAPTRELALQVHRELDWLYGHANARVVSCVGGMDPRREQRELAAGAHIVVGTPGRLCDHLRRGRLDVSELKAIVLDEADEMLDLGFREDMEFILKTTPETRRTLLFSATLPRGIVALAKEYQQQAFRVEVEGDEGGHADIEYRAIRIAAGDVEHAVVNLLRFYESPSALVFCNTRDAVRHLQAVLLERGFSVVALSGELTQNERTMALQALRDGRARVCVATDVAARGIDLPSLDLVIHADLPNDPEVLQHRSGRTGRAGRKGVSILLVPPARKRRAETLLNLAGIDAVWGIAPQPDEIRKLDQERMLKDDLFAAETTAEDLAIAQALLAERSAEDIAAALARLYRARLPSPEDIGDPGEGRVRSRAERAQERVGREAAPRSFDRDAGPRKPKKSLRDGMPEGSVWFRAAIGRRKNAEARWLLPMICRRGGVTKGDIGAIRILDTTTEFEISQRAAESFATMIKRPDKEDTIRIEAMTDAPKAEAAPEKRSFAPRREAPRHEAPRHEARAPERSPAANDFARDERPAKQHGKTYGKPRDEKPRSENAPAFDRKPDFKAKKRHQDKPAFAGNSRRDRGDTSKPSFAKKPKKKFRA, encoded by the coding sequence ATGCCCACACATCCGCCGCTCGCCCGAGCTCTGGCGGAGCGCAATTTTGATCGGCTGACGCAGGTGCAGACCGCCGTTCTGGCCGACGCCGCCGATGGCCGCGATCTCCTGGTTTCCGCCCAGACCGGCTCCGGCAAGACCGTCGCCTACGGTCTGGCGATCGCGAAAAATCTTCTCGGCGATGCCGAGCGGTTCGAACGGGCGGGTGCGCCGCTTGCCTTGATCGTCGCGCCGACGCGCGAACTTGCGCTTCAGGTCCATCGCGAACTGGACTGGCTTTACGGCCATGCCAATGCGCGCGTCGTCTCCTGCGTCGGTGGCATGGATCCGCGCCGCGAGCAGCGCGAACTGGCCGCGGGCGCCCACATCGTGGTCGGTACGCCCGGCCGTCTCTGCGATCATCTGCGGCGCGGCCGCCTCGACGTCTCGGAGTTGAAGGCGATCGTGCTCGACGAAGCCGACGAGATGCTCGATCTCGGTTTTCGCGAGGACATGGAATTCATCCTCAAAACCACGCCCGAAACCCGCCGCACGCTGTTGTTCTCGGCGACCTTGCCACGCGGCATCGTCGCGCTGGCGAAGGAATATCAGCAACAGGCGTTCCGCGTCGAAGTCGAAGGCGACGAGGGCGGTCACGCCGATATCGAATATCGTGCGATCCGGATCGCGGCAGGCGATGTCGAACACGCTGTCGTCAACCTGCTGCGCTTCTACGAATCGCCGAGCGCGCTGGTGTTCTGCAACACCCGCGATGCCGTCCGGCATCTGCAGGCGGTGCTGCTGGAGCGCGGCTTCTCAGTCGTCGCGTTGTCGGGCGAATTGACCCAGAACGAGCGCACCATGGCGTTGCAGGCGCTGCGCGACGGCCGCGCCCGCGTCTGCGTCGCGACCGATGTCGCCGCGCGCGGCATCGACCTGCCGAGTCTTGATCTCGTCATTCACGCCGATCTGCCCAACGATCCGGAAGTGCTGCAGCATCGTTCCGGCCGCACCGGGCGTGCCGGCCGCAAGGGCGTCAGCATTCTCTTGGTGCCGCCCGCCCGGAAGCGGCGCGCGGAGACGCTGCTCAACCTGGCCGGTATCGATGCGGTCTGGGGTATCGCGCCGCAGCCGGATGAAATCCGCAAGCTCGATCAGGAGCGTATGCTGAAAGACGATCTGTTCGCGGCAGAGACGACGGCTGAGGATCTGGCGATCGCGCAGGCGCTGCTCGCCGAGCGGTCGGCCGAGGATATCGCCGCGGCACTGGCGCGGCTCTACCGCGCGCGGCTGCCGTCGCCCGAGGATATCGGCGATCCCGGCGAGGGTCGCGTCCGGTCTCGCGCCGAGCGCGCGCAGGAGCGGGTCGGCCGCGAGGCCGCGCCGCGCAGTTTCGATCGCGACGCCGGACCGCGAAAGCCGAAGAAATCGCTGCGCGACGGCATGCCCGAGGGCAGCGTGTGGTTCCGCGCCGCCATTGGCCGCCGCAAGAACGCGGAAGCGCGCTGGCTGTTGCCGATGATCTGCCGTCGCGGTGGCGTCACGAAGGGCGACATCGGCGCGATCCGGATATTGGACACCACGACCGAGTTCGAAATTTCGCAGCGGGCTGCGGAATCCTTCGCCACCATGATCAAGCGCCCCGACAAGGAAGACACGATCCGGATCGAGGCGATGACGGATGCGCCGAAGGCAGAAGCCGCTCCGGAAAAGCGGTCGTTTGCGCCCCGTCGGGAAGCACCACGTCATGAAGCGCCGCGTCACGAGGCGAGAGCGCCCGAACGCAGCCCGGCTGCGAACGATTTCGCCCGCGACGAACGGCCGGCCAAACAACACGGCAAAACCTATGGCAAGCCGCGCGACGAAAAGCCCCGTAGTGAAAATGCGCCGGCATTCGACCGGAAGCCGGACTTCAAGGCGAAGAAGCGGCATCAGGACAAGCCCGCCTTCGCCGGAAATTCAAGGCGCGACCGCGGCGACACGTCAAAACCTTCGTTTGCGAAGAAGCCAAAGAAGAAGTTTCGTGCGTAA
- a CDS encoding ABC transporter ATP-binding protein produces MVALARAEQATPDTVGASLDVDHVSHAFDIDGAVLPVLDDVSFGVKPGEFVALLGPSGCGKSTLLRLVAGLEPPRAGTLREDGDAITGPFPSRVVVFQDPTLFPWRTVWHNVALGLEAQGILKSQRHRVDAAIDLVGLSGFRNAYPHQLSGGMAQRVSLARALVNDPRILVLDEPLGKLDSLTRISMQTEILSLWQRTGFTALLVTHDVEEAVFLANRVIVFSDRPARIKADIAVDRPYPRHRGDPYLADLRRNILGLLGLDATW; encoded by the coding sequence ATGGTAGCGCTCGCGCGGGCCGAACAGGCCACGCCGGATACGGTCGGCGCTTCGCTTGACGTCGACCATGTCAGTCACGCCTTCGATATCGACGGCGCCGTGCTTCCGGTGCTCGACGACGTCAGTTTCGGCGTCAAGCCCGGCGAATTCGTCGCATTGCTCGGTCCGTCCGGCTGCGGCAAGTCGACCTTGCTGCGCCTGGTGGCGGGATTAGAACCGCCGCGCGCCGGTACGCTGCGCGAAGACGGCGATGCGATCACGGGGCCGTTTCCGTCAAGAGTGGTGGTGTTCCAGGATCCGACGCTGTTCCCATGGCGCACGGTCTGGCACAATGTCGCGCTCGGCCTTGAAGCGCAGGGCATTCTCAAATCGCAGCGCCATCGCGTCGATGCGGCGATCGATCTGGTCGGGCTGTCCGGGTTCCGGAACGCCTACCCGCATCAGCTTTCCGGCGGTATGGCACAGCGCGTCTCGCTGGCGCGGGCGCTGGTCAACGATCCCAGGATCCTGGTGCTCGACGAGCCGCTCGGCAAGCTCGATTCGTTGACGCGTATTTCCATGCAAACCGAAATCCTGTCGCTGTGGCAGCGAACCGGCTTCACCGCGCTGCTGGTGACGCATGACGTCGAGGAAGCAGTGTTCCTCGCCAACCGCGTCATCGTTTTCAGCGACCGGCCGGCACGCATCAAGGCTGATATCGCGGTGGACCGCCCCTATCCGCGACATCGCGGCGATCCCTATCTCGCCGACCTCCGCCGCAACATTCTGGGATTGCTCGGATTGGATGCGACATGGTGA
- a CDS encoding rhodanese-like domain-containing protein, with the protein MTIPSVTPSQIRSALLLREEIALLDVRHEAAFATGHPLFAANMASDRIELEAAVRLPRQDVPIVLYDAGEGLVAAASDRFKALGYTNIRQLEGGLEGWRQAGFEIFEDVNSYAKAFGELVEHRRHTPSLVADEVAALIEAKANIQILDVRRFDEYTTMNIPGSISVPGAELVLRAGRAAPDPETTIVVNCAGRTRSIIGTQSLINAGVANKVVALRNGTIGWTLASQQLEHGSDRRGEIGAFKGAEANARDVAYRAGVRHIGVEEITALQAQRNRTLYRFDVRDEAEHTAGHLKGFRHYPGGQLVQEIDMAAPVRGARIVLTDDRSVRADMTASWLAQMGWDVFVFDGGYDGALEVGPPLVLPKPDPSHRYRRPYEGTDINTSAMQAYLDWEYGLVDQLRRDATHGFFVI; encoded by the coding sequence ATGACCATCCCCTCCGTCACGCCTTCGCAAATCCGCAGCGCCCTCTTGCTGCGCGAGGAAATCGCGCTGCTCGATGTCAGGCACGAAGCGGCCTTCGCGACGGGTCATCCGCTGTTCGCCGCCAACATGGCGTCCGACCGGATCGAGCTGGAGGCTGCGGTCCGGCTGCCGCGCCAGGATGTGCCGATCGTGCTGTACGATGCCGGCGAGGGCCTGGTTGCCGCTGCGTCGGACCGGTTCAAGGCGCTGGGCTACACTAATATTCGTCAGCTCGAAGGCGGACTCGAAGGTTGGCGGCAGGCCGGCTTTGAGATTTTCGAGGACGTGAACTCCTACGCCAAGGCGTTCGGTGAACTGGTCGAACACCGGCGCCATACGCCCTCGCTGGTTGCGGACGAGGTTGCAGCGCTGATCGAGGCGAAAGCCAATATCCAAATTCTCGATGTTCGCCGCTTCGACGAATATACGACCATGAACATTCCGGGCTCAATCAGCGTGCCCGGCGCCGAACTGGTGCTGCGCGCCGGCCGCGCCGCACCGGATCCTGAAACCACCATCGTGGTGAATTGCGCCGGCCGTACCCGCTCGATCATCGGCACCCAGTCGCTGATCAATGCCGGCGTTGCCAACAAAGTGGTGGCGCTGCGCAACGGCACCATCGGCTGGACCCTGGCGAGCCAGCAGCTCGAGCATGGCTCTGACCGGCGCGGCGAGATCGGTGCGTTCAAGGGCGCCGAAGCCAATGCGCGCGATGTCGCCTATCGCGCCGGTGTTCGCCATATTGGCGTGGAAGAGATCACGGCGCTGCAGGCGCAGCGCAACCGTACGCTCTATCGCTTCGATGTGCGCGACGAAGCCGAACACACCGCGGGTCACCTCAAAGGCTTTCGCCATTACCCTGGCGGGCAACTGGTTCAGGAGATCGACATGGCCGCACCCGTGCGCGGCGCGCGCATCGTGCTGACGGATGACAGAAGTGTGCGCGCCGACATGACTGCGTCATGGCTCGCGCAAATGGGCTGGGACGTCTTCGTGTTCGACGGCGGCTACGACGGCGCGCTGGAAGTCGGGCCGCCGCTCGTGTTGCCGAAACCCGATCCGTCGCATCGCTACCGGCGTCCCTACGAGGGCACCGACATCAACACATCGGCGATGCAGGCCTATCTCGATTGGGAATACGGCCTCGTCGATCAGCTCCGCCGCGATGCGACGCACGGATTTTTCGTGATCTGA
- a CDS encoding ABC transporter substrate-binding protein — protein sequence MSRRDRPEPSLLDRRALLRGGAAAALALPAGVIGAQAFPFRATTPDIDFSQFPICKTASDAPPLTGAPRKLKLSWNAGAVCLAPLPVAIDQGFFQKHNLDVELVNYSGSTDQLLEAIATGKSDAGLGMALRWLKPLEQGFDVKIAAGTHGGCMRVLTRANSGVDKLSDLKGKIVAVGDLAGPDKNFFSIQLAKLGIDPNKDVDWRPYPGNLLNLAVEKGEVQAFLSSDPLAYLWLKDSAYKEVASNLDGEYKDKSCCIVGLRGSLVREEPQVARAITQALLDAAMFVSQNPEKAAKSFQPYAPKAASLADLEGMVRYHTHHHHPVGEVLKRELQGYAEDLKKVAVFKPGTDTAKFAERIYVDVFGV from the coding sequence ATGTCGAGACGAGACAGACCGGAGCCATCGTTGCTGGATCGCCGCGCCCTGCTGCGTGGCGGTGCCGCTGCGGCGTTGGCGCTGCCCGCCGGGGTGATCGGTGCGCAGGCTTTCCCGTTTCGCGCGACAACCCCCGACATCGATTTCTCGCAATTCCCGATCTGCAAGACGGCGTCGGACGCGCCGCCGCTGACCGGCGCACCGCGCAAGTTGAAACTGTCGTGGAACGCCGGCGCGGTCTGCCTCGCGCCGCTTCCGGTGGCGATCGATCAGGGATTTTTCCAGAAGCACAATCTCGACGTCGAACTCGTCAATTACAGCGGCTCGACCGATCAGTTGCTGGAGGCGATCGCGACCGGCAAGTCGGATGCGGGTCTCGGCATGGCGCTGCGCTGGCTCAAGCCGCTGGAGCAGGGGTTTGACGTCAAGATCGCCGCCGGAACGCATGGCGGCTGCATGCGGGTGTTGACGCGCGCCAATTCCGGCGTCGACAAGCTCAGTGATCTCAAGGGCAAGATCGTCGCGGTCGGCGACCTCGCTGGACCCGACAAGAATTTTTTCTCGATCCAGCTCGCCAAGCTCGGCATCGATCCCAACAAGGACGTCGACTGGCGGCCCTATCCCGGCAATCTGCTGAACCTCGCGGTCGAGAAGGGCGAGGTGCAGGCGTTCCTGTCCTCCGATCCGCTCGCCTATCTCTGGCTCAAGGACAGTGCCTACAAGGAAGTCGCCTCCAATCTCGACGGCGAATACAAGGACAAGAGCTGCTGCATCGTCGGATTGCGCGGCAGCCTGGTGCGCGAGGAGCCGCAGGTGGCGCGCGCGATCACCCAGGCGCTGCTGGATGCCGCGATGTTCGTGTCGCAGAATCCGGAGAAGGCGGCGAAATCGTTCCAGCCCTATGCGCCGAAGGCCGCATCGCTGGCCGATCTCGAAGGCATGGTGCGCTACCACACCCATCATCACCATCCGGTCGGTGAAGTCCTCAAGCGCGAGCTGCAGGGCTATGCCGAGGACCTGAAGAAGGTCGCGGTATTCAAGCCCGGCACCGACACGGCGAAATTTGCGGAGCGAATCTATGTCGACGTATTCGGCGTCTAA
- a CDS encoding ABC transporter permease: MSTYSASKAVAIAQSAEEGAALSGRPLLLSVSFPSGGIGVFASLAWVGFGVACLWWPDIGDWSRTRELAVAAFVLSGAIFVITLAGSRLGRFDAGLQRRAPWLLALALFLTLWEVATAKLAWLPLPFFPPPQSIIEVYTDDLPKLLDSIFASVKLQLGGYAIGAAVGFLTGVSIGWSRGVGYWVHPVLRFIGPLPATAWLPIAFFTFPSSWSASTFLIALATGFPVTVLTWSGVASVSNAYYDVARTLGAKPSFLVLKVAIPAALPHVFVGLFMGLGSSFAMLVVAEMIGVKAGLGWYLQWAQGWAAYANMYAALIVMSLLCSGAITLLFRARDHLLVWQKGVVKW, encoded by the coding sequence ATGTCGACGTATTCGGCGTCTAAGGCTGTCGCGATCGCGCAATCGGCGGAGGAAGGCGCGGCACTTTCGGGGCGGCCGCTGTTGCTGTCGGTTTCATTCCCGTCAGGCGGAATCGGCGTGTTCGCCAGCCTGGCATGGGTCGGCTTCGGGGTGGCGTGCCTGTGGTGGCCCGACATCGGTGACTGGTCGCGCACCCGGGAACTCGCGGTTGCCGCCTTCGTCCTGTCGGGCGCAATTTTCGTAATCACCTTGGCCGGCAGCCGACTCGGACGTTTCGACGCGGGCCTGCAGCGGCGTGCACCGTGGTTGTTGGCGCTGGCGTTGTTCCTGACCCTGTGGGAAGTCGCGACCGCGAAGCTGGCGTGGCTGCCGTTGCCGTTTTTCCCGCCGCCGCAGTCCATCATCGAAGTCTATACCGATGATCTGCCGAAACTGCTCGATAGCATCTTCGCCTCGGTCAAACTGCAGCTCGGCGGTTACGCCATCGGCGCGGCGGTCGGCTTCCTGACCGGTGTCTCGATCGGCTGGTCGCGCGGTGTCGGCTACTGGGTGCATCCGGTATTGCGGTTCATCGGACCGCTGCCGGCGACCGCCTGGCTGCCGATCGCCTTCTTCACGTTTCCGTCGAGCTGGAGCGCCAGCACGTTCCTGATCGCGCTTGCCACCGGCTTTCCGGTGACGGTGCTGACCTGGTCGGGCGTCGCAAGCGTCAGCAACGCCTATTACGACGTGGCGCGGACGCTGGGGGCCAAGCCGTCTTTCCTGGTGCTGAAGGTCGCGATCCCCGCAGCGCTGCCGCACGTTTTCGTCGGCCTGTTCATGGGGCTCGGCTCCTCCTTTGCGATGCTTGTCGTGGCCGAAATGATCGGCGTGAAGGCCGGCCTCGGCTGGTACCTGCAATGGGCGCAGGGCTGGGCGGCCTACGCCAACATGTATGCCGCGCTGATCGTGATGTCGCTGTTGTGCTCCGGTGCCATCACCCTGCTGTTCCGGGCGCGCGATCATCTGCTGGTCTGGCAGAAGGGAGTCGTCAAATGGTAG
- a CDS encoding DNA-3-methyladenine glycosylase I, with protein sequence MTSFKTIRARAEKRKGGPKALARLLPPKPDPKALAKLGDDRILAEMTRRAFSAGFAWSVIEAKWPGFETAFLGFKPGPLTLQPDDFWDALMKDTRIVRNGAKIMSVRANAGFVRDIAREHGSFGKFLAKWPSSDETGLLELLSKRGSRLGGNTGQMMLRFLGWDGFVTSRDVVLCLRDAGLDIAETVTSKRDLAKVQAQFNAWAEETGLPFVQISRICAMSIGENYTADKLASMLGADD encoded by the coding sequence GTGACGTCGTTCAAGACCATTCGCGCCCGCGCCGAGAAGCGCAAGGGCGGCCCCAAGGCGCTGGCTCGGCTGCTGCCGCCGAAGCCGGATCCGAAGGCGCTCGCAAAACTCGGCGACGACCGCATTCTGGCGGAAATGACCAGAAGGGCGTTCTCGGCGGGCTTTGCCTGGAGCGTGATCGAGGCCAAATGGCCCGGCTTCGAGACCGCGTTTCTCGGTTTCAAGCCCGGCCCGCTGACGCTGCAGCCGGATGATTTCTGGGACGCCCTGATGAAGGACACACGCATCGTGCGTAACGGCGCCAAGATCATGTCGGTGCGGGCCAACGCCGGCTTCGTCAGGGATATCGCCAGGGAGCATGGCAGCTTCGGCAAGTTTCTGGCGAAATGGCCGTCTTCCGACGAGACCGGATTGCTCGAACTTCTCTCCAAGCGCGGCAGCCGGCTCGGCGGCAATACCGGCCAGATGATGCTGCGCTTCCTCGGCTGGGACGGCTTCGTCACATCGAGAGACGTCGTGCTGTGTCTGCGCGATGCCGGCCTCGATATCGCCGAGACCGTCACCTCGAAGCGCGATCTCGCCAAAGTGCAGGCGCAATTCAACGCCTGGGCCGAGGAGACCGGTCTTCCGTTCGTGCAGATCTCGCGGATTTGTGCGATGTCGATCGGCGAGAATTACACGGCAGACAAGCTTGCCAGTATGCTAGGCGCCGACGACTGA
- a CDS encoding LLM class flavin-dependent oxidoreductase, producing MSVEFIGYISNNNSSETIVRSGPVLDRHHIETVAKAHENAGFDRVLLAFHSTTPDGLQVGQNVLGVTDRLNVLIAQRPGFTAPTLLARQLATIDQFSGGRVALHVITGGNATELRQDGNVLDDKDERYARTSEFLDVIRAEWSSDKPFSYRGKYYQVENGFSQLKPYHSAGIPIFVGGGSDAAIEVAGKHADTFALWGESYAQVRDVTSRVRNVAARHGRPTPRFSLSVRPILAETEEKAWAKAEAILERATALQDKTGYRKPADGHATAGARRLLALADQGTRIDKRLWTEIAKLTGANSNTTALVGTPEQVAEVFGDYYDLGISHFLIRGFDPLIDAIDYGRELIPLTRKLIAARGAARGVAAE from the coding sequence ATGTCAGTGGAATTCATCGGATATATCAGCAACAACAATTCGTCGGAGACCATCGTGCGCTCCGGCCCGGTGCTGGATCGCCACCATATCGAGACCGTCGCCAAGGCCCATGAGAATGCGGGCTTCGATCGGGTGCTGTTGGCGTTTCACTCCACCACGCCCGATGGCTTGCAGGTCGGGCAGAACGTGCTTGGCGTCACCGACCGGCTTAATGTCCTGATCGCGCAACGGCCCGGCTTCACCGCGCCGACGCTGCTGGCGCGACAGCTCGCGACCATCGACCAGTTCTCGGGCGGACGGGTTGCCTTGCACGTTATCACCGGCGGCAACGCGACCGAGTTGAGACAGGACGGCAATGTCCTTGACGACAAGGACGAGCGCTATGCCCGCACCTCCGAATTCCTCGATGTTATCAGGGCCGAGTGGAGCTCGGACAAGCCGTTCAGCTATCGCGGCAAGTATTATCAGGTCGAAAACGGATTTTCGCAGTTGAAGCCGTACCACAGCGCCGGCATTCCGATCTTCGTCGGCGGCGGATCCGATGCGGCGATCGAGGTTGCCGGCAAGCACGCCGATACCTTCGCGCTATGGGGCGAGTCCTATGCGCAGGTGCGCGATGTGACCTCACGGGTGCGAAACGTCGCCGCCAGGCACGGGCGGCCGACGCCGCGGTTCAGCCTTTCGGTGCGGCCGATCCTCGCTGAGACCGAGGAGAAAGCCTGGGCAAAGGCAGAAGCCATTCTCGAGCGCGCCACCGCGCTGCAGGACAAGACCGGCTACCGCAAGCCGGCGGACGGACACGCGACCGCGGGCGCCCGGCGACTGCTCGCGCTGGCCGATCAGGGCACGCGGATCGACAAGCGGCTGTGGACCGAAATCGCCAAGCTCACCGGCGCCAACAGCAACACCACGGCCCTGGTCGGTACGCCCGAGCAGGTCGCCGAAGTATTCGGTGATTACTATGATCTAGGCATCAGCCATTTCCTGATCCGCGGCTTCGATCCGCTGATCGACGCCATTGACTATGGACGGGAGCTGATTCCGCTGACGCGCAAGCTGATTGCCGCGCGCGGTGCGGCGAGGGGAGTCGCTGCGGAATGA